The sequence CAGCAGAAGCTGGATGCCAGCGCCCGGTTCCACATCGCGTCATCTGCCCCATCAGATACCCACCTCTTCAGGAAACGCTTCGTCGATGGCGCCGGTCGCCCTCTTCACGCCACGAAAACCAGCAAGAACGGCAGGCACTACTTCTATTACACATCACGAGGCCTCATGGTTCCCGGCGGCGAGAAGGAACGGGGCTGGCGGGTTCCGGCCGGGCAGCTCGATACCCTGATCATCCGGCAGCTGGCCAAAGCGCTGGGCGATCCCATCGAACTCGCCCGGCTGCTTGACCCAGAAGACATGCTGGGCCTGGAGCCAGCCGTCATCGCTGATCGATCGACCTGCATTCGTGACGTCTTGAGCAGGCCGAACGACGCCCCTGCACGGAACCTGCTGGCGTTGCTGGTCAGGCGCATCCGCCTGCTGGATGACGGTATCGAGATTGAACTCTGCCGCGACCAGCTTTGCTCAGGCGCGGGCGAGGCAGAGCGCTCACAACGTGGCGAAGCGTGGTCAGACCGCCAGGGCTCGGCAGAACAATCCCCCACAGTTCTCCTCCGCCTTCCGGTCCGGCTGGGCCGCCGTTCGTCCGGCGCGCGCCTGCTGGTTGATGCATCGCCCGAGCGGCAAGCGTGCCCGGACCAGGCGCTGATCGAACTGGTTGCCCGGGCCCACCGCTGGAACCGGATGCTCGGGACCGTTGAGGCCGCATCGATCCGGGATATCGCCGCCCGCGAACATGTCGAGGAAAGCGAGATCAGTCGCGTCATCGCCCTCTCCTGCCTCGCGCCTGACATCATCGATGCCATTCTGGACGGCCTTCATCCGCCGGACCTTACCGCGAACAGGCTGAAGCGGATGAGCAGGCTGCCGCTGGACTGGTCAGCGCAGAGGCGGCTTCTCGGCTTCGAGACCTGAGAGCTTCCCCCAGGGTTCCAATTAATGATGGTTTGGACGCCCAATTCGCGCCGGAGAGACCCGTGACCTTTTAGTGGCTCTACGGACCACGAGGATCGTCTCTGGCACCAATTCGTTCAGCGAGAGAACCCCGCAAAGGCCCGGAATTGGGGCGCCTTCGCGGCTCTGCAGTCTGGACGCGAGGGTGCGTGAGAAGAAATGGTGGGCCCGGCAGGACTCGAACCTGCAACCAGACCGTTATGAGCGGCCGGCTCTAACCAGTTGAGCTACAGGCCCGTTGGGGAACGTGCGAGCGGTTCAGTTACACCAGCGTCTTCCGGATCGTCAATCGGCGCGACAGATCGTCAATTGGCGCGGCCGGTGACCGTCCCCACCTGAGCAACAACGTCACCAACAAAAACAATACGAGTGACCATGTACAAGAACCGGATATCCGACACCGCCGCCCTGCGCGACGGAGGGCGCATGACGCCCTTGCGGCTGGCCTCCGCCGGCCTGCTCGTCCTGACCGCGGCGGCGCTTGCCGCCGGCCAGGCCCAGGGTCAGCACCGGCCGCCACCCGGCATGGAGATCACCGCCGCGCCGGCCGTCGAGGACAAGATGCTCGGCGCCCCGCCCTCCGAGCCGATCCGCAGAGAAATCGAGGATCTTGTCACTGCCGAAGGCGTCGAAGCGCGTCTGGAGGGCGAAGTCGGCCATGGCGCGATGACCGCCATTCGTCAGGCCTATGCGCGGCATGTCTTCGAACCGATCTGGACACGCAAGGGCGCCTTCGACTTCTACGACGCCGTCGCCAGCAATTTCGACCGCGGTCTGGTCGTGGAGGCAGTCACCCTGCAGGCGCTGGACGGAATGATCCGCGCGCGCTTCGGCGACGGGCCGGAACGGGCCGCCGAAGCCGACGTCGAACTGACCACCGCATTCGTGCGGCTGGCCGCGCTGGTCAGCGGCGGACTGAGCGACGAGGGCAAAGCGGTCCGGCCGCGCCGGCACGGACCCAACCGCGCCCTGCTGACCGAACTCATCATGCGCGCCGGCGCCGGCGACGCCGATGCGGCCCTTGGCGAGGTGGAACCCGGGCACAGTCAGTACGACCGGCTGAAAGATGCGATGAAGCACTACCGTGAAATCGCCGCGGCCGGCGGCTGGCCGGCCATCCCGCAGGGCGAACTCGTCTACCGAGGGCAGCGCGACCCGCGCATCCCGGCCCTGCGTGAACGTCTGGCGGCCGAGGGCTTCCATGCCCTTGGCCAAACCCCCGGGCACCGTCTGGATCGGCTCGACTGGCAACTTGCGGTCGACCTGAAGGAGTTCCAGCGCCGCCACGGACTGAAGCCGGACGGCGTGGTGGGTCCGAACACGCTCGAGGCGCTGAACGAAAGCGTTGAATCCAAGCTCGACCGCATCGCGGACGCCATGCACCGCTGGCGGCTGCAGGGCGACATGGGCCGCCGTCACCTCTGGGTGAATGTGCCCTCCTTCACTGCCGAAGGCTGGAACGACGGCCACCGCGAAATCAGCATGAAGACGATCGTCGGGCGACCCGACCGCCGGACGCCAGTCTTCAGCGACCAGGTCGAGTATGTCGTGACCAATCCCGAGTGGAACGTGCCCGTGAGCATCGCCCGCAAGGACAAGCTGCCCAGGCTGCAGCGCGATCCGGGCTATGCCCGACGCGGCAATTACAAGGTCTTCGACCGCGAAACAGGTGATCAGGTCAGCCCCTACAACGTGAACTGGCACGATCCGGAATCCGCCGAGCGCTACAAGATCGTCCAGGGACCGGGCGACGCCAACGCCCTCGGCCGGCTGAAGATCATCTTTCCCAACCAGTACTCGGTCTACATGCACGACACGCCCGACAAGCACCTGTTCGAGGAGGCGCAGCGCGCCTTCAGTTCGGGCTGCGTGCGGCTGCAACGGCCGGTCGCCATGGCGCGCTGGATTGCCGGCATCGACCCCCAGCTCTCCGATGAGGAGATTGAGGAGAAACTGGCGAGCCGTGAGAACGACTGGATGCCGGTCAAGGAGCCCGTTCCGGTGCACATCACCTACATCACCGTGACCGTGGACGACCAGGGCCGGGCCCATTTCTGGCGCGACATCTATGATCGGCAGGACGGAATCCGGGCAGCGACGCGCATGGCGCCGCTTCACGCCCCCCATTCCCGCAATATCTCCGAAGCCCCCGGAGACTTCCGAAACAACGGATAGGGCATGAAATTCAGGCTGATAACAACAACATTGGCGGTGTTGCTTCTGGCGGGCGGCATAGCTGCGGTCGCACAGAAGCAGCCCCCCTTTCTGTCATCGGGGAAGACAGTCGAAGCCGGCACGGCTGTCCGGGTTCAGGGGGCCATCCTGCCCCACGACCTCTGGTTCGCGACGACGATGCCCGGTGACGAAGTGGCCTTTCACCTCCCGCCCGGCTTCGCCATGCGCATAGACGGCCATTTCGTTCCCCGGGAGGGCCGGGTGACCGAATGGCTGGCGCCGCAGAAGGCCGGCGTCGCCTCCGTGGTCATCGAGCAGCCGAACGGCCGGACGGCCCAAGAGATCACGCTTTTCGTCCTGGAGCCGGCAGACAGGATCCGCAAGGGGCGGCTGAACGGCTACCGGATCGGCAGTTTCCCGGCCAACAGGCCGGAAGGCTTCATCGCGCTCGACGGACCGGGCGACATGGATGTCCCCGTTTCGCCGCACTTCACCATCGGGCAGTTTCTCTGCAAGCAGCAGCCGGACCACTGGCCGAAATACCTGCTGTTGACGCCGGACCTGATCACACGTCTGGAGACGGTGCTGGCCGGCTTGCATGAGACCGGGCGAACCGAGGCGGAAACGCTGTTCGTGATGTCGGGCTTCCGCACGCCGTTCTACAACACGGCCATCAACGGAGCCAAACGCTCGCGCCACATGTACGGCGACGCCGCCGACGTCTACATCGATCACGATCCGACGGACGGCATGATGGACGATCTCTCCGGCGACGGGCGGGTGACGAAGCAGGACGCCAACTGGCTCTACGACTTCTCCGCCAGCGCCATTTCCGACCGACCGGAACAGCCCAGCGGCGGACTCGGCGCCTACCGCGCCAATGCCGTGCATGGCCCGTTCGTCCATATCGACGGCCGCGGACAGGCAGCGCGCTGGGGCCGCTGAGGGCGGAGCACCTACGGATAAAGGGCGGAGCCTCGCGGCCCCGCCCTTTCCCGAACCCCGCAAAGGGGACTGCTGACTACTGCAGCGATTCGACGATGGTGACGTTCGCCAGGCCGCCGCCCTCGCACATGGTCTGCAGGCCGTACTTCGCCTTGCGGCCCTTCATGGCGTTGAGCAGCGTCGCCATCAGCTTGGTGCCGGAGGCGCCCAGCGGGTGGCCCAGCGCGATGGCGCCGCCATTGACGTTCAGCTTCTCGTGGTCCGCGCCGATCACCTTCATCCAGGCCAGAGGCACCGGCGCGAAGGCCTCGTTGACCTCGTAGAGATCGATATCCTCGATCTTCATGCCGGCCCGCTCCAGCGCGCGCTTCGTCGCGCCGATCGGCTCCTCCAGCATGATGACCGGGTCGCCGCCGGTGACCGTCAGGTTGTGGATGCGCGCGATCGGCGTCAGATTGTGGCGCTTCAGCGCCTCCTCCGAGACGATCAGCGCACCCGACGAGCCATCGCAGATCTGGCTGGCGTTGGCGGCGGTGATGCGCCCGCCCTCCTTCAGCAGCTTGACCGAGCCGATCGATTCCATCGACGCGTCGTAGCGGATGCCCTCGTCCCTGTCGTGGACCTCGCGGCCATCCTCGGTCTCGATCTCCAGCGGCACGATCTCGTTGCGGAAGTCGCCCGCGTCGGTCGCCCGCATGGCGCGCCTGTGACTCTCCAGCGCGAAGGTGTCGAGCTGTTCGCGGGTGAACTGGTACTTTTCGGCCATCATCTCGGCGCCCATGAACTGGCTGAAGTTGATGCCCGGATAGCGCTCTTCCATCTTTGGGCTCTTCGGCCCGCCGAGACCGGCCTCCATGGCCAGCTTCGTCGGACTGCCCATCGGCACGCGCGTCATGCTCTCGACGCCCGCGGCGATGACCACGTCCATGGTCCCCGACATCACCGCCTGGGCGGCGAAGTGCAGCGACTGCTGCGAGGAGCCGCACTGGCGGTCGATCGAGACCGCCGGCACGCTCTCGGGCAGCTTGGAGGCCAGCACGCAGTTGCGGCCGATGTGGAAGCTCTGCTCGCCGGCCTGGCCGACGCAACCCATGATCACGTCCTCGATCGCGGCCGGGTCGATGCCGGAGCGGTCGACCAGGGCGTCGAGGACGGCGCCGCCCAGATCCGCGGGGTGCCAGCCGGC comes from Minwuia thermotolerans and encodes:
- a CDS encoding D-Ala-D-Ala carboxypeptidase family metallohydrolase, giving the protein MKFRLITTTLAVLLLAGGIAAVAQKQPPFLSSGKTVEAGTAVRVQGAILPHDLWFATTMPGDEVAFHLPPGFAMRIDGHFVPREGRVTEWLAPQKAGVASVVIEQPNGRTAQEITLFVLEPADRIRKGRLNGYRIGSFPANRPEGFIALDGPGDMDVPVSPHFTIGQFLCKQQPDHWPKYLLLTPDLITRLETVLAGLHETGRTEAETLFVMSGFRTPFYNTAINGAKRSRHMYGDAADVYIDHDPTDGMMDDLSGDGRVTKQDANWLYDFSASAISDRPEQPSGGLGAYRANAVHGPFVHIDGRGQAARWGR
- a CDS encoding L,D-transpeptidase family protein, encoding MYKNRISDTAALRDGGRMTPLRLASAGLLVLTAAALAAGQAQGQHRPPPGMEITAAPAVEDKMLGAPPSEPIRREIEDLVTAEGVEARLEGEVGHGAMTAIRQAYARHVFEPIWTRKGAFDFYDAVASNFDRGLVVEAVTLQALDGMIRARFGDGPERAAEADVELTTAFVRLAALVSGGLSDEGKAVRPRRHGPNRALLTELIMRAGAGDADAALGEVEPGHSQYDRLKDAMKHYREIAAAGGWPAIPQGELVYRGQRDPRIPALRERLAAEGFHALGQTPGHRLDRLDWQLAVDLKEFQRRHGLKPDGVVGPNTLEALNESVESKLDRIADAMHRWRLQGDMGRRHLWVNVPSFTAEGWNDGHREISMKTIVGRPDRRTPVFSDQVEYVVTNPEWNVPVSIARKDKLPRLQRDPGYARRGNYKVFDRETGDQVSPYNVNWHDPESAERYKIVQGPGDANALGRLKIIFPNQYSVYMHDTPDKHLFEEAQRAFSSGCVRLQRPVAMARWIAGIDPQLSDEEIEEKLASRENDWMPVKEPVPVHITYITVTVDDQGRAHFWRDIYDRQDGIRAATRMAPLHAPHSRNISEAPGDFRNNG
- a CDS encoding acetyl-CoA C-acetyltransferase — its product is MATAYIVDAVRTAGGRRGGRLAGWHPADLGGAVLDALVDRSGIDPAAIEDVIMGCVGQAGEQSFHIGRNCVLASKLPESVPAVSIDRQCGSSQQSLHFAAQAVMSGTMDVVIAAGVESMTRVPMGSPTKLAMEAGLGGPKSPKMEERYPGINFSQFMGAEMMAEKYQFTREQLDTFALESHRRAMRATDAGDFRNEIVPLEIETEDGREVHDRDEGIRYDASMESIGSVKLLKEGGRITAANASQICDGSSGALIVSEEALKRHNLTPIARIHNLTVTGGDPVIMLEEPIGATKRALERAGMKIEDIDLYEVNEAFAPVPLAWMKVIGADHEKLNVNGGAIALGHPLGASGTKLMATLLNAMKGRKAKYGLQTMCEGGGLANVTIVESLQ